One Thermodesulfobacteriota bacterium DNA segment encodes these proteins:
- a CDS encoding PAS domain S-box protein, whose product MNYDEKSRQELINENIDLLIDLTKCKNKIKELDKNISKLSVAFHSIGDGIIIVDKERDILLFNPVAERLTGWSIQKARGASSDEVLRLVNDKTGQTYDNPALKAIETGEAADLDGDAVLISSDGTKRFISGNCSPIFDDRNRCSGAVLVFRDISGIRKAEESVIESEAKYRALVENSRDLIYEVSTAGKVLYVNPVCSQILGFEQQELLGTSAFDLIHPDDLPRVMSEFGRAIMSMSSGEATYRARDKSGRYHWFECTGNPVRKKNGEIVGVVITRDITDRREAQTALARSEALFRAIFDRAAIGIALVDPDGRPKTINPALGNMLGYSEEEIKSMVFTEFTHPEDASKDWALFRELNEGRIGDYQMEKRYFHKNGQIVHGLLNVSLIKGLEGNEPYVLATVVDITERMQTEAELSVLNNLMQAVHRFLDLDEVYKVALDMVVGTEIVDMAMIYLVDEEKKEAVLQAERNVPETYVRKAGRIPHPKGNTWRVIETASMINIENAQNDMTMGPAGRELGEHSALGIPIFIKEKVIGVLWFFSVKERKFTEKEIRFLTTLGDQIAVAVAKAKMMREIEIAQEQLIQSEKMASIGRLISSIAHEINNPLTPIVGYSRRLLEKDGHDEQERHALEVIYNSAQRVVRIIDKLLSFSRKSLPVRSYEDINGLIEQALEFREYQYRLGNVEIVKKLDPGLPKTMVDPNQIQQVLMNLLLNAEQAIVGARGSGRIEITSGLGSGGAIEITVSDDGPGIPDEIRGKVFDPFFTTKEPGEGTGLGLSVSYGIVKEHGGDIYIREGGGEGATFVVELPLLTPGAGAPDAEKYEARNDLKELRKIRVLIVEDEVVVISLLKTVLEELGHAVEIASNGKEAIRGRDLGSYDLIVCDIRMPDMNGVEFFEELRKSYPELTGRVIFITGDPSRKTAEFLDRVGNPYLIKPFKIEKFKDRVNEILSGVPHHPVQ is encoded by the coding sequence ATGAACTACGATGAGAAAAGCAGACAAGAGCTGATTAATGAAAATATCGATCTGCTCATCGATCTGACGAAATGCAAGAATAAAATCAAGGAGCTCGACAAGAACATATCCAAGCTGTCGGTCGCGTTCCACAGCATCGGCGACGGCATCATCATCGTCGACAAAGAGCGGGACATACTCCTCTTCAACCCCGTAGCCGAGAGGCTCACCGGGTGGAGCATCCAGAAAGCCCGCGGGGCGTCTTCGGACGAGGTACTGAGACTCGTAAACGATAAAACCGGCCAGACGTATGATAACCCGGCCTTGAAGGCCATCGAAACGGGGGAAGCGGCAGACCTCGACGGCGACGCGGTTCTGATCTCGAGCGACGGGACCAAACGGTTCATTTCCGGAAACTGCTCGCCGATATTCGACGACAGGAACAGGTGCTCGGGCGCGGTCCTAGTATTCCGGGACATCTCCGGGATCAGGAAAGCGGAAGAATCGGTCATCGAGAGCGAGGCGAAATACCGCGCTCTCGTCGAGAACAGCCGGGACCTCATCTACGAGGTCAGCACCGCCGGCAAGGTCCTCTACGTGAACCCCGTCTGCAGTCAGATACTGGGCTTCGAGCAGCAGGAGCTTCTGGGCACGTCCGCCTTCGACCTGATCCATCCCGACGATCTCCCCCGCGTGATGTCGGAGTTCGGGAGAGCGATCATGAGCATGTCCTCGGGCGAGGCGACGTACAGGGCGCGTGACAAGAGCGGCCGCTACCACTGGTTCGAGTGCACCGGGAACCCGGTCCGGAAAAAGAACGGCGAGATAGTGGGAGTGGTAATTACGAGGGACATTACCGATCGGAGAGAAGCACAAACCGCTCTCGCCCGGAGCGAAGCGCTCTTCCGCGCGATATTCGATAGAGCCGCAATAGGAATAGCGCTCGTTGATCCGGACGGCCGCCCCAAAACGATCAACCCGGCGCTCGGCAATATGCTCGGCTACTCGGAAGAAGAAATAAAATCGATGGTGTTTACCGAATTCACTCACCCTGAAGACGCTTCCAAGGACTGGGCCCTTTTCCGTGAGCTGAATGAAGGCAGGATCGGGGATTACCAGATGGAAAAGAGGTACTTCCATAAAAACGGGCAGATAGTGCACGGACTTTTGAACGTATCGCTGATAAAAGGCCTCGAAGGGAACGAGCCTTACGTGCTTGCGACCGTCGTCGACATAACCGAAAGGATGCAGACGGAAGCGGAATTGTCAGTGCTCAACAATCTCATGCAGGCCGTCCACAGGTTCCTCGACCTCGACGAAGTATACAAAGTCGCGCTCGACATGGTAGTCGGTACGGAAATCGTGGACATGGCTATGATATACCTCGTGGACGAAGAGAAAAAGGAAGCGGTGCTCCAGGCAGAGAGGAACGTGCCTGAGACGTATGTGCGGAAGGCGGGCAGGATACCCCATCCGAAAGGAAACACCTGGAGGGTGATCGAGACCGCTTCGATGATCAACATCGAAAACGCTCAGAATGACATGACAATGGGTCCCGCGGGAAGGGAGCTCGGCGAACACAGCGCATTGGGCATTCCGATATTCATTAAAGAGAAAGTAATAGGCGTCCTCTGGTTTTTCAGCGTAAAGGAGCGCAAATTCACGGAAAAGGAAATAAGGTTCCTGACGACGCTCGGCGACCAGATAGCGGTCGCCGTCGCGAAGGCGAAAATGATGAGGGAGATAGAGATCGCGCAGGAGCAGTTGATCCAGTCGGAGAAGATGGCTTCCATAGGGAGGCTGATCTCGAGCATCGCGCACGAGATAAATAATCCGCTTACGCCGATAGTCGGGTATTCGCGGAGGCTGCTTGAGAAAGACGGCCATGACGAGCAGGAGCGGCACGCGCTTGAGGTCATCTACAACTCCGCGCAGCGTGTCGTGAGGATCATCGACAAGCTGCTCTCGTTCTCGAGAAAATCCCTGCCCGTCAGGAGCTACGAGGACATAAACGGTCTCATCGAGCAGGCGCTCGAATTCAGGGAATACCAGTACAGGCTGGGGAACGTCGAGATCGTAAAGAAGCTCGACCCCGGGCTGCCCAAGACTATGGTGGACCCCAACCAGATACAGCAGGTGCTCATGAACCTGCTTCTCAACGCCGAGCAGGCGATCGTCGGCGCGCGCGGGAGCGGGAGGATAGAGATAACGTCCGGGCTCGGGAGCGGCGGCGCTATCGAGATAACCGTCTCCGACGACGGGCCGGGCATCCCGGATGAAATCAGGGGAAAGGTGTTCGACCCGTTCTTCACGACAAAGGAGCCGGGGGAGGGAACGGGGCTCGGCCTGTCGGTGAGTTACGGCATAGTAAAGGAGCACGGGGGAGACATATACATACGCGAGGGCGGAGGGGAAGGAGCTACATTCGTAGTCGAGCTGCCTCTGCTTACGCCCGGAGCGGGCGCCCCGGACGCCGAAAAATACGAGGCCCGGAACGATTTGAAGGAGCTGAGAAAAATTCGGGTCCTCATAGTGGAAGACGAAGTGGTCGTGATAAGCCTCCTGAAAACGGTCCTCGAAGAGCTGGGTCACGCCGTCGAAATTGCATCTAACGGGAAAGAGGCCATACGGGGCCGCGACCTCGGCTCTTATGATCTCATCGTCTGCGACATCAGGATGCCCGACATGAACGGGGTCGAGTTTTTCGAAGAGCTCCGGAAATCCTATCCGGAGCTGACCGGCAGGGTAATATTCATAACCGGCGACCCGAGCCGGAAGACGGCTGAATTCCTCGACAGGGTCGGCAACCCCTATCTCATCAAGCCTTTCAAGATAGAGAAGTTCAAAGACCGGGTCAACGAAATCCTGTCAGGCGTGCCGCACCATCCCGTGCAGTAG
- a CDS encoding glycerophosphodiester phosphodiesterase family protein: MRVLKILAALVALNIALQLVFASLTERGEVYPVSHRGAAGLAPENTLAAVKAGVNSGAPYIEIDVRLTSDGVPVLMHDGTLDRTTDGAGRVNERTREYVRNLDAGSHFSPKFNGEPVPDLGAVLEYMKGTRSTLVIEVKSPGDYPDIGNVLADYLNKYGMEKRVVVISFDPGWIGEFRKLAPGVPLGALYVYPFSIPPASEVKYVSVFWPAYALDPSLAWRLRRGGYAVWAWNVGNYYVARFLAWKGVEGIVLDRPGMMRGD; encoded by the coding sequence GTGAGGGTCCTGAAAATCCTAGCCGCGCTCGTAGCGCTCAATATAGCGCTCCAGCTCGTCTTCGCTTCCCTCACGGAGAGGGGAGAGGTTTACCCGGTATCGCACAGGGGAGCGGCGGGGCTCGCCCCCGAGAATACGCTCGCGGCGGTGAAGGCTGGCGTGAATTCAGGCGCGCCTTATATAGAGATCGACGTCCGCCTCACTTCGGACGGCGTGCCCGTGCTCATGCACGACGGCACGCTCGACAGGACTACGGACGGCGCGGGACGGGTGAATGAGCGGACGCGGGAGTACGTGAGGAATCTCGACGCGGGGAGTCATTTCTCTCCCAAATTCAATGGAGAGCCCGTCCCGGACCTGGGCGCGGTACTCGAATACATGAAAGGTACGCGGTCAACTCTCGTGATAGAAGTGAAGAGTCCCGGAGATTATCCCGATATCGGGAATGTGCTTGCTGACTATCTCAATAAATACGGTATGGAGAAAAGGGTGGTCGTCATATCGTTCGACCCCGGCTGGATCGGGGAATTCCGCAAGCTCGCGCCGGGAGTCCCTCTCGGAGCGCTGTACGTCTATCCCTTCTCCATCCCGCCCGCCAGCGAGGTGAAGTACGTGAGCGTCTTCTGGCCGGCGTATGCGCTCGACCCTTCTCTCGCGTGGAGGCTCAGGCGCGGGGGATACGCGGTCTGGGCGTGGAACGTGGGCAATTACTACGTCGCAAGGTTCCTCGCGTGGAAGGGTGTGGAGGGGATAGTCCTCGACAGGCCGGGGATGATGAGGGGGGATTGA
- a CDS encoding rhodanese-like domain-containing protein has product MKRRIAYLIFVMLVTLAAEHGPYSRADEQGSGESGQKPVKVIESEEAKVIIDENKGKPGFIILDVRTAEEFSGGHIEGARNIDVKSESFSDEVGKLDRSKTYLVHCRTGRRSETAVEVMEEMGFTDIYWMQDGIVGWQDAGYPVTK; this is encoded by the coding sequence ATGAAAAGGCGAATAGCATATTTAATCTTCGTTATGTTGGTTACACTGGCCGCTGAGCACGGGCCGTACTCGCGCGCGGACGAGCAAGGCTCAGGTGAAAGCGGGCAGAAACCCGTAAAGGTAATCGAATCCGAAGAGGCGAAAGTGATAATCGATGAGAATAAAGGTAAGCCCGGCTTTATAATTCTCGACGTGAGGACGGCCGAGGAATTCTCCGGCGGGCACATCGAGGGCGCCCGGAACATCGACGTGAAATCGGAATCGTTCAGTGACGAGGTCGGCAAGCTCGACAGGTCGAAGACTTACCTCGTCCACTGCCGCACCGGGCGGAGGAGCGAGACCGCGGTCGAGGTGATGGAGGAGATGGGGTTCACCGATATCTACTGGATGCAGGACGGCATCGTCGGCTGGCAGGACGCGGGGTATCCCGTGACGAAGTGA